The following are from one region of the Paenibacillus protaetiae genome:
- a CDS encoding DUF4145 domain-containing protein, which translates to MKEKVIICLHCGNKTSMKVVANHDLMEHEEIWDYSVNYYSPAYITSFFKQWEMYLCPVCTEVTIQRTTSFSEETEPNGNPIKYTDTIFPLGFSENKHLPSPVRDAFEAALKVRNLDGAVCIMALRRTLEKMCKHKNAKGKDLFSKLKDLQSENILPPIMEGISYILRKEGNSAAHADDKEFSSETVKLMIEFTEVILDYVYSLPAKIEKAQLKLNQDVISNEESEL; encoded by the coding sequence ATGAAGGAAAAAGTGATTATTTGCCTCCATTGCGGTAATAAGACATCAATGAAAGTCGTAGCAAATCATGACTTAATGGAGCATGAAGAGATTTGGGATTACTCGGTTAATTATTATAGTCCAGCGTATATAACATCTTTTTTTAAACAGTGGGAGATGTATTTATGTCCAGTTTGTACTGAAGTAACTATTCAAAGAACTACTTCTTTTAGCGAAGAGACTGAGCCGAATGGAAATCCTATTAAGTATACCGATACCATATTCCCTTTAGGATTCAGTGAAAATAAACATCTTCCATCACCTGTGCGAGATGCATTTGAGGCTGCGCTAAAAGTAAGGAATCTGGATGGTGCAGTTTGCATTATGGCTTTACGGAGAACTTTAGAGAAGATGTGTAAACATAAAAATGCAAAGGGGAAGGACTTATTTTCTAAATTAAAAGATCTTCAATCAGAAAACATTCTACCTCCGATTATGGAGGGGATTTCATACATATTAAGAAAAGAGGGAAATTCCGCAGCTCACGCAGACGATAAAGAGTTTTCAAGTGAGACTGTGAAATTAATGATTGAGTTTACTGAAGTTATATTAGACTATGTTTATTCGTTACCAGCAAAAATAGAGAAAGCTCAATTGAAGTTAAATCAAGATGTAATCAGTAATGAAGAAAGTGAACTTTAA
- a CDS encoding lecithin retinol acyltransferase family protein has product MASNFGGFSLFHNNCEHFAYWAATGRRLSRQALLASPYNPEFSRLCIKSD; this is encoded by the coding sequence CTGGCAAGCAACTTTGGAGGTTTTAGTCTTTTTCATAATAACTGTGAACACTTTGCCTATTGGGCAGCTACAGGTAGGAGACTGTCGAGACAAGCGCTTTTGGCTTCTCCTTACAATCCAGAGTTTTCAAGACTTTGTATCAAATCAGATTGA
- a CDS encoding IS256 family transposase, translated as MGLWTKEQLRAFIKENQLVTAQDAQNALKDLFAETLQEMLEAEMDTHLGYEKHDAKSKQTTNSRNGKSRKTVTSEYGEQEIAVPRDREGAFEPLVVKKHQSNVTGIEDQIVALYAKGVSTREIQDHLQQLYGIEVSPTLISNVTNKIVPLIKEWQNRPLQSVYAVVFLDAIHFKVKQDGAIVNKAAYMVIGIDLDGNKDVLGMWIGENESAKFWLSVLNELKNRGVQDILITCVDNLTGFTQAITACYPQTEIQKCIIHQIRNSTRYVSYKDLKKVTADLKPIYKAATEEAALVELDRFEEIWGTKYPLIVRSWRTNWSELATFFKYPPEIRKLIYTTNIIESYHRQLRKVTKGKSIFPSDEALLKMLYLSTMDVIRKWTGRVQNWGQMLLQLSVFFPDRVGQHLR; from the coding sequence ATGGGATTATGGACGAAAGAACAGCTGCGCGCGTTTATTAAGGAAAACCAATTGGTGACGGCACAGGATGCCCAGAACGCGCTGAAGGATCTGTTTGCCGAGACGCTGCAGGAAATGCTGGAAGCCGAAATGGACACGCATCTGGGCTACGAAAAGCATGACGCAAAAAGCAAACAGACGACGAACAGCCGCAACGGCAAAAGCCGAAAAACGGTCACCAGCGAATATGGCGAGCAGGAGATCGCTGTTCCTCGGGACCGCGAAGGCGCCTTTGAGCCGCTGGTTGTGAAAAAGCATCAATCGAACGTCACGGGCATCGAAGATCAGATCGTCGCCCTCTATGCCAAAGGCGTCAGCACACGCGAGATTCAGGATCATCTGCAGCAGTTGTACGGCATTGAGGTGTCGCCAACGCTCATCTCCAATGTCACGAACAAGATCGTGCCGCTCATCAAAGAGTGGCAGAATCGCCCGCTGCAGAGCGTATACGCCGTCGTGTTCCTGGATGCCATCCATTTTAAAGTGAAGCAAGACGGCGCCATTGTGAATAAAGCGGCTTACATGGTCATCGGCATTGATCTGGACGGGAACAAGGATGTGCTGGGCATGTGGATCGGCGAGAACGAGTCCGCGAAGTTCTGGCTCAGCGTCTTAAATGAGTTGAAGAACCGCGGCGTTCAGGATATCCTGATCACCTGTGTGGACAACCTGACCGGCTTCACCCAAGCGATTACGGCCTGTTACCCTCAGACGGAAATCCAGAAGTGCATCATTCATCAAATCCGGAATTCCACGCGCTACGTATCCTACAAGGATCTCAAGAAAGTCACGGCGGATCTGAAGCCGATCTACAAGGCCGCCACAGAGGAAGCTGCGTTAGTGGAACTCGATCGCTTTGAGGAAATCTGGGGCACGAAGTACCCGCTCATCGTGCGTTCCTGGCGCACGAACTGGTCGGAACTCGCCACCTTTTTCAAGTACCCGCCGGAAATCCGCAAACTGATCTACACCACGAACATCATCGAGAGCTACCATCGACAGTTGCGCAAGGTGACCAAAGGTAAGAGCATTTTTCCCTCCGATGAGGCGCTGCTCAAAATGCTTTATCTCTCAACAATGGACGTGATCCGTAAATGGACCGGCCGCGTTCAGAACTGGGGGCAGATGCTCCTCCAGCTCTCCGTCTTTTTTCCGGACCGGGTCGGGCAGCATCTTCGCTAG